The DNA segment ATCTATAGAACATTGATTTAATATTCACCCGCTCCTGATTTCTCGCCTGGAGATTCATTAAAATACATGATATTACCTAAAAATCTGCCAATTGGCCAAAAACTTTTCCAATATAAACCTTGATGATGCTCAAACCCGAACAACGCCAGAAATTAGACGATACAGACGACAAGCTATTTTACGACTATCCCCGCTTCGTCACCCATGTTGATGCCGGATTTATTCAACAGCTAACGGATTTATATCGCGATCGCCTCAAACCCAACACACGTATCCTAGATATGATGAGCAGTTGGGTGTCTCATCTCCCAGAAGCAATGGAATTTGCCCATGTTGAGGGACACGGACTCAACGCCGAGGAATTAGCTCGTAATTCCCGTTTAAATCATTACTTTGTGCAGAATCTCAATGATCAACCTCAACTACCCCTACCAGACCAAAGTTTTGATGCCGTTCTGAATTGCGTTTCTGTACAGTACGTACAATATCCAGAGGCTATATTTGCCGAAATCCATCGTATCCTCAAACCTGGAGGTATAGCAATTATCAGCTTTTCTAACCGGATGTTTTTCCAAAAAGCGATTCAAGCTTGGCGAGAGACTTCAGAAGCAACTAGGGTGGAATTAGTCAAGCACTACTTCACCTCAGTACCTGGATTTACGGTTCCAGAGGTGATGGTGAATAAATCTCAAGTGCCGAATTTTTTACAGTGGCTAGGTGCTGGCGGAGGGGACCCATTTTATGCTGTAATCGCTTACCGTTCTTAATTATAAAGTAAAGTTTTAGAATTAAAACTGAAATTCCCGCAGATAATTGCTTTAAAGCTCAAATATCAGGAATAGTCCAAGATGAATTTTTCTCGCCCGTCTAAAATTTTATCGGCTTTGTTACTGTCAGTTTTACTACTGACAACCGCTTGTACACCAGAAGCACCCGGTCGTTTTGACCAGGTACAACAGGAAAGTACCCAACAGAAACGAGGTCAAGCAGTTGTGGAAACTGCTACTCAAGGTGGGGAATTTAATAAATTCTTTCCTACTGCTGGTGATGGCTACGAGAGAGTATTTACCCAAGAGAAAAAAGGTTTTGCAGAAGCTAAGTTGAAAAAAGATGGTAAAGATTTAGCTATTTTAGCTGTTTTTGATACCAGCAGCACACCAGAAACAGCAGCAAACTACTCTAATAGCACTGCCAAAATTGCTGGTTATCCAGCGCGGGAAATTGGCAATACTCAAACAGCAATCCTGGTAAATGATCGTTACCAAGTAAAAGTACTATCTCGTGATCCGTCATTTACGGCAAGCGATCGCGCAGATTGGCTCGAAAAATTTAATCTCGATGGTTTAGCTACATTGAAATAAGTTCTATTAAGGCAATTCTGATGAATAAACCGATTTTTGAGTTAGTTGATGAACTTCCAACTAGTAACTTGACCATTTCCATGCTGAAATCCCTGGATTTTGTGGCTCCTGGTCAATGGCAAAATACTGTAGGCTTTGTCAACACTATTAAGACTGTGACAGGTGAAACTGATGAAGATTTAATTCAGCAAATTGGTGAAAGAGCGATTTATCTTTACAATGATCGTTCCCAAGGATACCAACGAGCTATGTGGCTTTATCAAACTGTTGACAAGACAGATAAAGCCTTGGCTACAGCAGCCTTGGCTAACAAAATCGGTGAAAAAATTCCTCTGTTGGGTTTTTTAAACAAAATGACCCCCAAGGCTGACAAAGCCCAAACTATTGATTTGTGTCTGAAATTAGTGACAGAATTAGTGGCTTTCTGCCAAATTAATGGGATTCCGGGAGACAGCATTGGGGATTTTGTCGCTTCTTTGCGTGAATATAGTGGTGAGTCGCTGATTCGGATGGTGGCTTTGGTTTGTGTTGATGGTTTAATACCTCTAGGGCCAAACTTCATTGACAAAGCTTTATCTGGACTCAATCAGATGAATCCCCAAGAATTAGAACAAAACTCAACTTTCCAAGGCATCAAAGATGCCATTCCAGGTAACAATGCTGGCAGTAAATTAAACTTTATTGGCCAAAGTTTTGAATCAGTTCAAGGTTGGATGGGCGGGCTAGTTACCCAAAATAATTTAACGCCCCAAAAAGTAGTTGGCAATTTGCAAAGTTTTGTACAACTAACTGATGACAAGTTAGATTATCTAGCGGCGTTCCTGGATGTCGCCACCAATTACTATGAACATACGGGTACGCAAACTTTGGCACGTCGATTGATTGAACGAGCTGTAGCTGAAATTTAAGTTAGGGACTTCCAAGGAATGTAGAGGCGTTCCATGAAACGTCTCTACAAAGTTTCTCAAAAATGCATATTTCATTGTTGGAGTTATTCCCGCCTACTTACACTTAAATAGGCAAGTTTAAATCAGATGCGATCGCGGACAAGTAAGGTTGAAATATTGCCAAATTTTCTAGCTCATCGAACTTACCTGTGATAGAGCCTGGATCAAAGGCTGTGGTAATGACATACATAGCCTGACCATCAAAGGCAGCATGAGTGATATGTTGCTCTTGTACTCCACCGTCTGGCTTAATTCCGACAAACCCGTAGCTTATTCCCTGAAGTTGACCAACTGATGCTTTTTGTGTTGGATAGGCTGAAAACACAATTTTGTTTTGATAAGTATCCTGACGGTCTTTCACAAAATTAGCATTTAAATCTCCTACCCAACCCTTGAGTGCTGTGAATAACTTATTTTGGTACTCAGCACTTTGGTAATCTACCTGAGTATCAAGTGGAATACCCGCATCTGCCAGATTTTTTTGAAAATTTGGATTGTCTTTGAGCGGGTAAATTCCGATTTCAACTGTACCCAAAAGTTCCCCTTGGGAGAAAATACACAGCAGGGGAGCGTTTCCCTCACAAGGTGCAATTTCCCAGCCATTTGGAACCAGTGTTTTCCCCAAAATTTTCTTCCAAGTATTCTCTTGTGTGGGATTAGGAGTTGTTGAAGAAGTGGTTTGAGTGGTCATTCCTACAGAACTTGAATTCTCTAGAACTTCAGGAGAAAACCGAGGGAGAATACTTTTGACTCCCACTGGCGTTAAAGCCAATAAAATAGCACCAAGAAACAGATGATAAACGCGCAACATTTTTCGTGATAATCCTGAGCCAGAACTTGCAGATTAATGGTATCCACGACACCTTGTGTCACCGATTTGTAGTGGCGTGGCAAACTTCTAATGCATTGTTTTAGCCTTGCCACGCCAGTAGAGTGGGTTACGCTGCGCTCTAGCTTTTCGCGGAGCGTCTCGTAGAGAAGCCATGCCTCCAAGGCTATACCCAGGCTACAATATTTTGGGGAATTTATTTGGCCTGGCTGAATTTGAATATCAACTTCCAAAAATACAACTCCTCAACTCTTCTTCTCTGCGACTCTGAGCCTGGTGCGTGGGGTAAATTCATATCTTAATTCAGCAACGCCATTTATTTTATGGTATTCCCTAAAGAAATTGGTTTTATCCAGCAAACTGTACCAGTAACTTTTCTGCCGTCTCACATAGTAGTTGATGATGCTCACCATTACTTGCCAGCAAACCACCCCACTGATTAATATCATCGGTATTGTATGCTAAGGCAGTTCCATCAAAGTGAGTAAACTTACCACCAGCTTCTGTTAATACTAATTCCGGGGCTGCTATATCCCAATCTTTAGGGGCAGATTTTCCAGAAAGAGAAATGTAGATATCCGCCTGTTGTTCTAGAATGGTGGCAATTTTGCAACCTACACTGCCAACAGATTTATGATTTTGACAAGGCAAGTTTTTTAATAAGTATTCTAAAGATTCATTGCGGTGAGAGCGACTGACAACTAAGGTTAAATCTTCGACGCGTTTACCTGAAGACACGAATATGGGCAGGAATCCATTTCGGGTTTCGACAAATGTACCCCCGCCTTTTGTGGCAAAGTATAACTTTTCAGTTTCCGGGACTGCAACTACTGCTAAAACTGGACGTTTGTCTTTAACTAAAGCGATGTGAATGGCATAGTCGCCAGTTTTTTGAATAAAGTCTCGCGTACCATCTAGAGGATCAATAATCCACACCCATTCAGGGGATTCTTGACTAAGTTGTGATTTATAAGTTTCTTCGCTGATATAGGCAAAATCTTCATTACCCAAGGCTGCTTGTAGCTTTTCCAGAATATATTTACTTACGACTACATCTGCAACAGTTACAGGCTCATTTTGTTTGTACTGCACATCTAGATTAGGGTCTTTTGCTGTGCCGTGGTAATAAGACCTGAGTATATCTGATGCTCCCCAACTGACTTCACGAGCGATCGCTAATATTTCTTGCAAGTCTTTCATTAATTCTGCCTTAATTACTGAACTTAGTCTACTCTGGGAGCAACGCGATTTTGTCAGATGGGGTAAAAAACACGCTCCAGGATCGCGATCGCGCTGTGTCTTGGATACCCGGAGGGCTTTTGTCAGTTCGCTAGTAAATATATTTAAGCACTTAGTATTTTTATTACCTAGAATTCAACGAGTAGGCAGCACAAAAAATCCTTTGAATAGGAGTGTGACTATAGCTTTAAAAAGTTAGACGGGTCTTGATCTCGTCTATGCTGAGTGGGAATAGGGGCTGGCTGCCCATTCCCTGCAAGGGCTGCGGTTTTCTCCAGGGATTCCCGCAATCGCTTGGCTGCGTAGATGGACATATCTCGCGGTACATTAATGCGATCGCGCAAATATCGTAGAGCGACATCAGATCCCGATGGAGGTACACAGTCTTCACTGGTCATCATGTGAGTTAAAGCACAACGTAGCGCTTGGTCAAACAATTGATCATCTAAGGGGTTAACTCGGATAATATTGATGCGATGTTTGATAGTTCGTTGAAGAGCTTCCATGCGGGAGTTTTCGGGTTCTGGATAAGTAACATCTGGTAGTCCAAACCAGGGACCGTTATCCACCCGCGCTTTATTCAGAAGCATCTGGGGTTCGCCGTTTTCCCAACAGCCACCCATCTGGGGCGGTAAATCATGTGCGTGGGTGTGAAAGTCGCTCTGAGTACCGCAGTAGGTAGATCGGCTTTCCATTGCCGCAAACCATGCGTTTAAGCGAGGGTTTTCCTCTCGTAGGGAGTAGCCTTTGTAGTAGTAAAGGCTCGCATTCATCCGTTCCAGATATGGCGTAAAAATTACATCAACAATACTGAAGCTATCTAGAAAGTATGGGCTTGGGGTGCTACCCAGAGCTTCCTCGACCTTAGCCACCACTGTGATAAATTGTTCTCGGTGGCGTTGTTCTTGTTGAGAGGAAGCGGCTTTAGAACACAGCCACATACACCAAGCTCTAAATAAAAGTCTTTCTAATTGACGTAGAGGCAGCACCCTGCGGTCTTCCATCCCTTGGCTCAATGGAGCAAAAACCTTTTCCAAAGCGATCAAAATATCATCGCTTTCTTTAATAATTCGTCCATCTAGCTCAATCGCAGGGAGCATTCCTGATGGAACCTTACGTTTGTACCAACTTTCTTTTTCCCCGTAGCAGAACATTGTCACTTTTTCGATGCGGTAGGGGATCTGTTTTTCCTCTAGCCATAACCAAACTTTTTGACAGTAAGGACACCAGGCGTGGTTATCGCGGTACAGCGTTACCCGCACATTAGATTCGGGCTGACCAAACAAGCGTAACCTGGCTCTAGCATTAGTGAGACCATTAACAGTATCTATTTGATAGTCCGTGAGGGTTTCTAGTTCTTGCCAGCTTAAGGGTGTGGTAGTCATAGGGGGAGTTGAGTAGAGCAATACTTAGGACTTTTCTTGACTCTACAATTTTCCCGACTACTTGCCAACATATTTACTAAACAATTGAATAGCGTCGGCAACATTGACATCTCCATCCCCATTGGCATCCAAGAAAGAATTCAATACCGAATTTCCACTAGTTTGGGGATTTTGGGTATTAGCACCAGATTGCAATAAATTCAATACTATAGGCACAATCACAGGTAACAATTGCATAATTGTACCAGCATCTAATCCTGTATGTTGAGAAGCTACCTGTGCTACCTGCTGTTGGATTTGAGGGGGAAACAGGGAACTGACGGCTTGAGGGTTAGAAGAAGTCCCAGCATATTGATTAACCAATACTTGGGTTGCTTCATTACCTTCTGAGGCTTGTTTCTGTTGTAAAGCAGAACGTACATAGTTACCTACTACACCAACAACTGATTGTATGGTTGAAGGATTTGTACCAGTGGCATTACTCAGCTGATTAACAGTGCTAATAATACTGCCGAGTTGACCTAAATTAGCTTGTTGATTGGGATTGCTAACAGCACCGATAATTTGATCAAACAGACCCATAATCATCTTTCTCCTGATGTTCTCATTCTTTGATTGTAGAAAATTTTTTTGTTTTGAGGTAAGCTCAGGTTAATTCCCCAAACTTTGGACTCCACCATCCTTTTGCTGTGTTAAAGTAAGCCACATCCTGATGTTTCTTGTCCTGACGAGATTTAGGGTCTGAACATCGCAGCATCGTTTTTGGTTGCCCATCCTTTGTATAGCTGTATTCTTCCAAAGGCTTTTGGCATACAGGACAGGGATGTGAAGTTATCTTAGCTGGGGGTTTTGGCTGATTCTCTTGACTGCGCGGTGCTTCCCAAGTCTTAGAACGTTCGCTCCAAAACAACACCACATTTTCACAACCACTGGTACACTTAAGAAAATATTTCTTCTTTACCTTAGTACTGGGAACCTTAGACATAAAACTTTTGCACTCAGGGCAACGAGTTCTAGAAGTTTCCAACTGACGCTGGGGAAAGGCTTTACTATTTGATGCACCTGTAACCAGGGTTTTGGCTTGGGATAATGCGGGTATAAAATAATCCTGATTCCAACCACTGAGATATTGCTGCCAATTCTGTTTGCCAAGAGCGATCGCATCCAGGGCATCTTCCATTTTAGCTGTAAACTCAGCTTCCAACAAATCGGGTAAAGCCTTCTGCAAAAACTCATCAACCTCTAAACCTAAAGTTGTGGGTTGCAAATTATCTTTTTTCAATTCTACATAAGCCCGTTTTTTGAGAGTGGCTACTGTGGGAGCATAGGTGCTGGGGCGACCAATGCCTTTGCGTTCCATTACTTGTACCAGTTTTGGTTCACTGTAGCGTTGTGGCGGCTGGGTTTGCTTCTGCTCATGTCCCGCATTTTCCAACGTCAGCGCAAGTCCTTGTTTTAAAGCAGGTAAATCTGAATCTTTGCTGAGATTGTTCCAATACCGCGCATAACCGTAGAACTCAATTACTTGTCCTCTGGCTTGCCATAACAGATTTCCTGACTGGGTGATTATTTGAGTTTTGCGGAGTTGGGCAGCTTTGCACTGGGAAGCGATCGCACGTTTCCAAATCCACACGTACAGGTTAAACTCATCAGGCGAAATTTCTTGCTTTAACTGTGCTGAAGGGCGGAATACATCTGTAGGACGGATAGCCTCATGTGCTTCTTGAGCCGATTTGCTGCTACGGTGTTTGGCTACATTCTGCGGTACATTCTCCGGGTCATTTTGCGCTAACCATTGACGAGCGCTGGCACAAAACTCAGGACTCAACATTACTGAATCTGTCCGCATATATGTGATTAACCCAGCCTCATACAGCTTTTGAGCCACCTGCATGGTTTTGTCTGGGGAAAATCTCAGTTTGGAACCTGCGGCTTGCTGAAGAGTAGAAGTGGTGAATGGTGGTGGTGGTTGGCGATTAACTGTTTTACCTTCGACTTGGATAATTTTATGAGGATGTCGCCCTGCTTCTTCAACTAATCTTGTAGCCTCAGCTTCAGATAAAACACGTTTAGATTCGGGTGATTTTGTAGCGTTTGGGTTGGCATCATCATTAGTGTCAGTTTCTTCCTGCTGTGCTGAGGGGCGAGAATCAGTTGTCCCGTTGTAGAAAGCCCGAAATCCTTCAGCGTAATCAACAAAAACGTTCCAGTAATCCTGGGGGACAAACGCCTGAATTTCCCTCTCTCTCTGGCAGATGAGGTGTAATGTGGCACTTTGAACTCTGCCTACACTTTTCGCACCGTTATTTAATGCCCAAACCAGGGGACTGCCTTTGTACCCCACCAACTTATCTAGACAATCTCGGCACAGCCCCGCACCCACTAAGTTGAAATCCAGTTTTCTGGAGTTAGCGATCGCACTCCTGACCGCCGATGCCGTAATTTCCGTATAAACCACTCGTTTGGGTTCTTTCAATCCCAAAACTTCCTTGAGATGCCAAGCGATGGTTTCACCTTCCCGGTCTGGGTCTGTTGCCAAAATCACCTCATCAACTTGTTTGACTGCGGCTTTGAGTTTTTGAATGGTTTCTTTGGCTCGTTGATCACGAGGGATGTAGTGACATTTGATATTGCTTCCATCAATGCTGAATCCCAGTGAATCATCACCATCGTTACTCAGTTCTCGGATGTGACCACAACTAGCCCGGACAATCCAATCTGTACCCAAGATTTGACTGAGTTTTTTGACTTTACCGGGGGATTCAACTACAAGGAGACGTTTCGGCATGGCAGATGCACTTTAGATACTTTATAACAATGGTAGTGGCGTGGCAAGGCTAAAATGTTGCATTAGCCAAAGTCCCTATCATCGGCGTTTATCGGCGGTTTGTTACCTCTAAACTAATGCACTATTTTAGGCTT comes from the Nodularia sp. NIES-3585 genome and includes:
- a CDS encoding class I SAM-dependent methyltransferase — protein: MMLKPEQRQKLDDTDDKLFYDYPRFVTHVDAGFIQQLTDLYRDRLKPNTRILDMMSSWVSHLPEAMEFAHVEGHGLNAEELARNSRLNHYFVQNLNDQPQLPLPDQSFDAVLNCVSVQYVQYPEAIFAEIHRILKPGGIAIISFSNRMFFQKAIQAWRETSEATRVELVKHYFTSVPGFTVPEVMVNKSQVPNFLQWLGAGGGDPFYAVIAYRS
- a CDS encoding 3'(2'),5'-bisphosphate nucleotidase CysQ; amino-acid sequence: MKDLQEILAIAREVSWGASDILRSYYHGTAKDPNLDVQYKQNEPVTVADVVVSKYILEKLQAALGNEDFAYISEETYKSQLSQESPEWVWIIDPLDGTRDFIQKTGDYAIHIALVKDKRPVLAVVAVPETEKLYFATKGGGTFVETRNGFLPIFVSSGKRVEDLTLVVSRSHRNESLEYLLKNLPCQNHKSVGSVGCKIATILEQQADIYISLSGKSAPKDWDIAAPELVLTEAGGKFTHFDGTALAYNTDDINQWGGLLASNGEHHQLLCETAEKLLVQFAG
- a CDS encoding glutathione S-transferase family protein, translated to MTTTPLSWQELETLTDYQIDTVNGLTNARARLRLFGQPESNVRVTLYRDNHAWCPYCQKVWLWLEEKQIPYRIEKVTMFCYGEKESWYKRKVPSGMLPAIELDGRIIKESDDILIALEKVFAPLSQGMEDRRVLPLRQLERLLFRAWCMWLCSKAASSQQEQRHREQFITVVAKVEEALGSTPSPYFLDSFSIVDVIFTPYLERMNASLYYYKGYSLREENPRLNAWFAAMESRSTYCGTQSDFHTHAHDLPPQMGGCWENGEPQMLLNKARVDNGPWFGLPDVTYPEPENSRMEALQRTIKHRINIIRVNPLDDQLFDQALRCALTHMMTSEDCVPPSGSDVALRYLRDRINVPRDMSIYAAKRLRESLEKTAALAGNGQPAPIPTQHRRDQDPSNFLKL
- a CDS encoding DUF937 domain-containing protein gives rise to the protein MGLFDQIIGAVSNPNQQANLGQLGSIISTVNQLSNATGTNPSTIQSVVGVVGNYVRSALQQKQASEGNEATQVLVNQYAGTSSNPQAVSSLFPPQIQQQVAQVASQHTGLDAGTIMQLLPVIVPIVLNLLQSGANTQNPQTSGNSVLNSFLDANGDGDVNVADAIQLFSKYVGK
- the topA gene encoding type I DNA topoisomerase → MPKRLLVVESPGKVKKLSQILGTDWIVRASCGHIRELSNDGDDSLGFSIDGSNIKCHYIPRDQRAKETIQKLKAAVKQVDEVILATDPDREGETIAWHLKEVLGLKEPKRVVYTEITASAVRSAIANSRKLDFNLVGAGLCRDCLDKLVGYKGSPLVWALNNGAKSVGRVQSATLHLICQREREIQAFVPQDYWNVFVDYAEGFRAFYNGTTDSRPSAQQEETDTNDDANPNATKSPESKRVLSEAEATRLVEEAGRHPHKIIQVEGKTVNRQPPPPFTTSTLQQAAGSKLRFSPDKTMQVAQKLYEAGLITYMRTDSVMLSPEFCASARQWLAQNDPENVPQNVAKHRSSKSAQEAHEAIRPTDVFRPSAQLKQEISPDEFNLYVWIWKRAIASQCKAAQLRKTQIITQSGNLLWQARGQVIEFYGYARYWNNLSKDSDLPALKQGLALTLENAGHEQKQTQPPQRYSEPKLVQVMERKGIGRPSTYAPTVATLKKRAYVELKKDNLQPTTLGLEVDEFLQKALPDLLEAEFTAKMEDALDAIALGKQNWQQYLSGWNQDYFIPALSQAKTLVTGASNSKAFPQRQLETSRTRCPECKSFMSKVPSTKVKKKYFLKCTSGCENVVLFWSERSKTWEAPRSQENQPKPPAKITSHPCPVCQKPLEEYSYTKDGQPKTMLRCSDPKSRQDKKHQDVAYFNTAKGWWSPKFGELT